From uncultured Roseateles sp., the proteins below share one genomic window:
- a CDS encoding MotA/TolQ/ExbB proton channel family protein codes for MISRLSAVIAAVSIAATMAFSPMVAQAQDQAASAAPAEATAAAAAPAAAPKALDNPYGLQAMLQHGDMVSKGVLAILALMSMGSWYILITKLWDTQKMAAEGKTARATFFKKPSLVEGVKSLKEGSAFRYIAESGIEASEHHEGALTENIDHNSWVTMSVDRSVGEVNTRMQGGLGFLATVGSTSPFVGLFGTVWGILQALTAIGVAGQASIDKVAGPVGEALIMTALGLAVAVPAVLGYNWLVNRNKAVMADVRAFGADLHGVLMGNRAVSKTRA; via the coding sequence ATGATCTCTCGTCTTTCCGCTGTGATCGCCGCCGTTTCGATCGCCGCGACCATGGCCTTCTCGCCGATGGTTGCCCAAGCCCAAGATCAAGCCGCCTCTGCCGCACCCGCCGAAGCCACGGCAGCTGCCGCCGCACCCGCCGCTGCACCGAAGGCGCTTGACAATCCTTATGGCCTGCAAGCCATGCTCCAGCACGGCGACATGGTCTCCAAGGGCGTGCTGGCGATCCTGGCCCTGATGTCCATGGGCAGCTGGTACATCCTGATCACCAAGCTGTGGGACACGCAGAAGATGGCCGCCGAAGGCAAGACGGCCCGCGCCACCTTCTTCAAGAAGCCCAGCCTGGTTGAAGGCGTCAAGAGCCTCAAGGAAGGCAGCGCATTCCGCTACATCGCCGAGTCCGGCATCGAGGCCAGCGAGCACCATGAAGGCGCCCTGACCGAGAACATCGACCACAACTCGTGGGTCACGATGAGCGTCGACCGCTCGGTCGGTGAAGTCAACACCCGCATGCAAGGTGGCCTGGGCTTCCTGGCAACCGTCGGTTCGACCTCGCCGTTCGTCGGCCTGTTCGGCACGGTGTGGGGTATTCTGCAAGCGCTGACCGCCATTGGCGTGGCCGGCCAGGCTTCCATCGACAAGGTGGCGGGCCCGGTGGGTGAAGCGCTGATCATGACGGCCCTGGGTCTGGCCGTGGCCGTTCCCGCGGTGCTGGGCTACAACTGGCTGGTCAACCGCAACAAGGCGGTGATGGCTGATGTGCGTGCCTTCGGCGCCGACCTGCACGGTGTCCTGATGGGCAATCGCGCTGTTTCCAAGACCCGCGCCTAA
- a CDS encoding biopolymer transporter ExbD encodes MAMNVGSASGDDEVVSTINTTPLVDVMLVLLIIFLITIPVVTQSVALSLPKETNVVRVTKPENIEIAVNKDGDVYWNTALVPDSDALFERLKKVAVMDPQPEVHIRGDEHARYESIGRVVFTCQRASIMKISFVTEPPARGG; translated from the coding sequence ATGGCAATGAACGTCGGATCTGCCTCCGGCGATGATGAGGTGGTCTCGACCATCAACACCACGCCCCTCGTGGACGTGATGCTGGTGCTCCTGATCATCTTTCTCATCACCATTCCGGTGGTGACGCAATCGGTGGCGCTGTCTCTTCCCAAAGAGACCAACGTCGTGCGCGTGACCAAGCCGGAAAACATCGAAATCGCCGTGAACAAGGACGGCGACGTCTACTGGAACACGGCGCTGGTGCCGGACAGCGATGCGCTGTTCGAACGGCTGAAGAAGGTCGCGGTGATGGACCCGCAGCCCGAGGTGCATATTCGCGGCGACGAGCACGCGCGCTACGAGTCGATCGGGCGCGTGGTGTTCACCTGCCAACGGGCCAGCATCATGAAGATCAGCTTTGTCACCGAGCCGCCGGCTCGTGGCGGCTGA
- a CDS encoding biopolymer transporter ExbD, producing MGMNVGSSGGSGEPEVMMDVNTTPLIDVMLVLLVMLIITIPIQLHSVNLNMPAGNPPPPPTPPIVVTIDVDFDGTVLWNGEVLADQTAVEARLTQVAAEADQPEVHLRPNKLVEYKSVAAVMAAAQRLGVKKLGMVGNEQFVK from the coding sequence ATGGGAATGAATGTAGGTAGCTCGGGCGGGTCCGGCGAACCGGAAGTGATGATGGACGTCAACACGACGCCCCTGATCGACGTGATGCTGGTGCTGCTGGTGATGCTGATCATCACCATCCCGATTCAGCTGCACTCGGTCAATCTGAACATGCCGGCGGGCAATCCGCCGCCGCCGCCGACACCGCCAATCGTCGTCACCATCGACGTCGACTTCGACGGCACGGTGTTGTGGAATGGCGAAGTGCTGGCCGATCAGACGGCGGTCGAGGCTCGACTGACGCAAGTCGCCGCCGAAGCCGACCAGCCCGAGGTGCATCTGCGCCCCAACAAGCTGGTCGAGTACAAGTCGGTTGCTGCCGTGATGGCCGCTGCACAGCGTCTGGGTGTGAAGAAGCTGGGCATGGTCGGCAACGAGCAGTTCGTCAAGTAA
- a CDS encoding 3-hydroxyacyl-CoA dehydrogenase, with product MEIAGKVFIVTGGASGLGEGTARMLVREGAKVVIADLAAERGEALAAELGADVAAFVKCDVSQEADGQAVVAKATGMGKLMGLVNCAGIAPAAKTVGKEGAHALGQFAKVITVNLIGSFNMIRLAAEAMCKNDAEATGERGVMISTASVAAYDGQIGQAAYAASKGGVVGMTLPIARDLARNGIRNMTIAPGIFGTPMLFGMPQEVQDTLAAGVPFPSRLGKPEDYAKLVHQIITNEMLNGEVIRLDGAIRLAPR from the coding sequence ATGGAAATCGCAGGCAAGGTATTCATCGTCACCGGCGGGGCTTCGGGCCTCGGTGAAGGCACGGCACGCATGCTGGTGCGCGAAGGCGCCAAGGTGGTGATCGCCGATCTGGCCGCCGAGCGCGGCGAAGCGCTTGCCGCCGAGCTGGGCGCCGATGTGGCCGCCTTCGTCAAGTGCGATGTCAGCCAGGAGGCCGACGGCCAGGCCGTGGTTGCCAAGGCCACCGGCATGGGCAAGCTGATGGGCCTGGTGAACTGCGCCGGCATCGCCCCGGCCGCCAAGACCGTGGGCAAGGAAGGCGCCCACGCGCTGGGCCAGTTCGCCAAGGTCATCACCGTCAACCTGATCGGCAGCTTCAACATGATCCGCCTGGCCGCCGAGGCAATGTGCAAGAACGATGCAGAAGCCACCGGCGAGCGCGGCGTGATGATCTCGACCGCCTCGGTCGCGGCCTATGACGGCCAGATCGGCCAGGCTGCCTATGCCGCCTCCAAGGGCGGCGTCGTCGGCATGACACTGCCTATCGCCCGCGACCTGGCGCGCAACGGCATCCGCAACATGACCATCGCCCCGGGCATCTTCGGCACCCCTATGCTGTTCGGCATGCCCCAGGAGGTGCAGGACACACTGGCCGCCGGCGTGCCCTTCCCGTCCCGTCTGGGCAAGCCCGAGGACTATGCCAAGCTGGTGCACCAGATCATCACCAATGAGATGCTCAATGGCGAGGTGATACGGCTGGACGGGGCGATACGCTTGGCCCCGAGATAA
- the adk gene encoding adenylate kinase, translated as MRLILLGAPGAGKGTQAAFICNKFGIPQISTGDMLRAAVKAGTPLGLQADAVMKSGGLVSDDLIISLVKERIAQPDCVNGFLFDGFPRTIPQADAMKAAGVKLDFVLEIAVPFEAIIERMSGRRSHPASGRTYHVKFNPPKVEGKDDITGEDLIQRDDDKEETVKHRLNVYQAQTRPLVDYYGGWAKTGDAQAPQYRRIEGMGTVDEITARALAALA; from the coding sequence ATGCGACTGATACTACTGGGCGCCCCCGGCGCCGGCAAAGGCACCCAGGCGGCCTTCATCTGCAACAAGTTCGGCATCCCGCAGATTTCCACCGGCGACATGCTGCGCGCGGCCGTCAAGGCGGGCACACCGCTGGGCCTGCAGGCCGATGCGGTGATGAAGTCGGGGGGCCTGGTCAGCGACGATCTGATCATCAGTCTGGTCAAGGAACGCATCGCCCAGCCGGACTGCGTCAATGGTTTCCTGTTCGACGGTTTCCCGCGCACGATTCCGCAGGCCGATGCGATGAAGGCCGCCGGCGTGAAGCTGGACTTCGTGCTGGAGATAGCCGTGCCCTTCGAGGCCATCATCGAACGCATGAGCGGCCGCCGCTCGCACCCGGCCTCGGGCCGCACCTACCATGTCAAGTTCAACCCGCCCAAGGTCGAGGGCAAGGACGATATCACCGGCGAGGACCTGATCCAGCGCGACGACGACAAGGAAGAGACCGTCAAGCACCGCCTGAACGTCTACCAGGCGCAGACGCGGCCGCTGGTCGACTACTACGGCGGCTGGGCCAAGACCGGCGACGCACAGGCACCGCAGTACCGCCGCATCGAGGGCATGGGCACGGTGGACGAAATCACCGCACGGGCCCTGGCCGCGCTGGCCTGA
- the kdsB gene encoding 3-deoxy-manno-octulosonate cytidylyltransferase has protein sequence MSFTVIIPARLASTRLPGKPLADIHGLPMIVHVARRAALSAASQVVVATDADEVRAACAQHGVRTVMTRADHASGSDRLAEACEQLGLDGQDLVVNVQGDEPLIAPELIDACAAMLQDRPDCVMSTVAHALEQAADFGNPNVVKVVLDAAGRALYFSRAPIPWWRDGSVEGKPAPHAIAPLRHVGLYAYHAGFLRRFPTLEASPLEQIEALEQLRVLWHGERIAVHVSQALPGPGVDTPQDLERVRDLLKPAP, from the coding sequence ATGAGCTTCACCGTCATCATCCCGGCCCGCCTGGCCTCGACGCGACTGCCCGGCAAGCCGCTGGCCGACATCCACGGCCTGCCGATGATCGTCCATGTGGCGCGGCGCGCGGCACTGTCGGCCGCAAGCCAGGTTGTGGTCGCCACCGACGCCGACGAGGTGCGCGCCGCCTGCGCACAGCATGGCGTGCGCACGGTGATGACACGCGCCGACCATGCCAGCGGCAGTGACCGCCTGGCCGAGGCCTGCGAGCAGCTCGGACTGGACGGGCAGGACCTGGTCGTCAATGTGCAGGGCGACGAGCCCCTGATCGCACCCGAGCTGATCGATGCCTGCGCCGCCATGCTGCAGGACCGCCCCGACTGCGTGATGAGCACGGTGGCCCACGCGCTGGAGCAGGCGGCCGATTTCGGCAATCCGAACGTCGTCAAGGTCGTGCTTGATGCGGCCGGCAGGGCGCTGTACTTCTCGCGTGCACCGATACCCTGGTGGCGCGATGGCTCGGTCGAGGGCAAGCCCGCGCCGCATGCCATCGCGCCGCTGCGCCATGTCGGCCTCTACGCCTACCACGCCGGCTTTCTGCGACGCTTTCCGACGCTGGAGGCCAGCCCGCTGGAACAGATCGAGGCGCTGGAGCAGCTGCGCGTGCTGTGGCATGGCGAGCGCATCGCCGTGCACGTCAGCCAGGCCCTGCCCGGCCCGGGCGTGGACACGCCGCAAGACCTCGAACGGGTGCGCGATTTGCTCAAGCCCGCGCCCTGA
- a CDS encoding Trm112 family protein, protein MDHRLLELLVCPLCKGPLEGLREAPGAPLHELVCHADRLAFPIRDGIPVMLENEARVLPPAGSDAPGSAAA, encoded by the coding sequence ATGGATCACCGCTTGCTGGAATTGCTGGTCTGCCCCCTGTGCAAGGGCCCGCTGGAGGGTCTGCGCGAAGCACCGGGCGCGCCGCTGCACGAACTGGTCTGCCATGCCGACCGCCTGGCCTTTCCGATACGCGACGGCATCCCGGTGATGCTGGAGAACGAGGCCCGTGTGCTGCCGCCCGCGGGCTCGGACGCCCCGGGCTCGGCTGCCGCATGA
- the lpxK gene encoding tetraacyldisaccharide 4'-kinase yields the protein MSLAQRIERSWHEGGPLQLVLRPLSWLYDGLSGLHRLLYATGLRRRQVLPVPVIIVGNLIVGGAGKTPTVLALVQILQGRGLRVGVISRGYGRRSDEVQVLGAHSTAAEVGDEPLLIHKRSGVPVAVGRGRVAAARALLAAHRSLQVIVSDDGLQHLPLPRALQVLVFDARGLGNGLLLPAGPLRERVPALLPPDTLVLYNAVRPSTHLAGYLGKRRLAGAVALADWWQGGMASPELLATLRGRPLLAAAGMAQPQRFFDMLVEAGLQITPLPLPDHHDFSALPWPADTADVVLTEKDAVKLRPEALGATLVWVVALDFQPEPAFGPALLQALQPHLKQRPG from the coding sequence ATGTCCCTGGCCCAGCGCATCGAGCGGTCCTGGCACGAGGGCGGGCCGCTGCAGCTGGTGCTGCGCCCGCTGTCCTGGCTCTACGACGGCTTGAGCGGTCTGCACCGCTTGCTGTATGCCACGGGGCTGCGCCGGCGCCAGGTCTTGCCCGTGCCGGTGATCATTGTCGGCAACCTGATCGTCGGCGGCGCCGGCAAGACGCCGACGGTGCTGGCCCTCGTGCAGATCCTGCAAGGCCGCGGCCTGCGGGTCGGCGTGATCTCGCGCGGCTACGGACGCCGCTCGGACGAGGTGCAGGTGCTGGGCGCCCACAGCACCGCGGCCGAGGTCGGCGACGAGCCGTTGCTGATACACAAGCGCAGCGGTGTGCCGGTGGCCGTGGGTCGCGGCCGCGTGGCCGCCGCGCGCGCGCTGCTGGCCGCCCACCGCAGTCTGCAAGTCATCGTCAGCGACGACGGCCTGCAGCACCTGCCGCTGCCGCGTGCCCTCCAGGTGCTGGTGTTCGACGCACGGGGGCTGGGCAACGGCCTGCTGCTGCCGGCCGGCCCGCTGCGCGAGCGGGTACCCGCCCTGCTGCCCCCCGACACCCTGGTGCTTTACAACGCTGTACGCCCAAGCACGCATCTGGCCGGCTATCTGGGCAAGCGCCGCCTGGCCGGCGCGGTGGCTCTGGCCGACTGGTGGCAGGGCGGTATGGCCAGCCCCGAGCTGTTGGCCACACTGCGTGGCCGCCCGCTGCTGGCCGCCGCCGGCATGGCCCAGCCGCAGCGCTTTTTCGACATGCTGGTCGAGGCCGGCCTGCAGATCACGCCACTGCCGCTGCCCGACCATCACGATTTCAGCGCCCTGCCCTGGCCCGCGGACACCGCCGACGTGGTGCTGACCGAGAAAGATGCGGTCAAGCTGCGGCCCGAGGCCCTCGGTGCCACCCTGGTCTGGGTGGTGGCGCTAGACTTCCAACCCGAGCCGGCCTTCGGACCGGCCTTGCTGCAGGCCCTGCAGCCCCACCTCAAACAGCGACCGGGCTGA
- a CDS encoding biopolymer transporter ExbD: MRFRRHERDEPEINLIPFIDVLLVVLIFLMLSTSYSKFTELQISLPVADAERARDRPREVIVAVSADGRYAVNRQLIDGRSPEILAQALTAASGGSPDAIVIVSADAAAAHQSVINVMDAARRAGLAKLTFATQTNPGGSPAASPAR; the protein is encoded by the coding sequence ATGCGCTTTCGCCGCCACGAACGGGACGAGCCCGAGATCAATCTGATCCCCTTCATCGACGTGCTGCTGGTGGTGCTGATCTTTCTGATGCTGTCCACCAGCTACTCGAAGTTCACCGAGCTGCAGATCAGCCTGCCGGTGGCCGACGCCGAGCGCGCCCGCGACCGGCCGCGCGAGGTCATCGTCGCCGTGTCGGCCGATGGCCGCTATGCCGTCAACCGCCAGCTGATTGATGGCCGCTCGCCGGAAATCCTGGCCCAGGCGCTGACCGCTGCCAGCGGTGGTTCGCCCGACGCGATCGTGATCGTCTCGGCCGATGCCGCCGCCGCCCATCAGTCGGTCATCAACGTGATGGACGCCGCCCGCCGCGCCGGCCTGGCCAAGCTGACCTTCGCCACCCAGACCAACCCCGGCGGCAGCCCGGCCGCCAGTCCCGCGCGCTGA
- a CDS encoding MotA/TolQ/ExbB proton channel family protein, whose product MFSIIQAAGWPIWPLLLCSVVALTLIIERFSSLRSVRIAPATLLDEVMSVTRANLPAADVVNKLAQNSVLGLLMATGLRAVIADARISEDGLRQVFESAGRAAVHQMERYLNALGTIASAAPLLGLLGTVVGMIEIFGSQTPTGGNPALLAHGISIALYNTAFGLIIAIPSLMFYRYFRGLVDGFTLDMEQATERLVPHLMRFSVRTPPAVAAAPAAPAPTAATA is encoded by the coding sequence TTGTTTTCGATCATACAAGCCGCGGGCTGGCCGATCTGGCCCCTGCTCCTGTGCTCGGTGGTGGCGCTGACGCTGATCATCGAACGCTTTTCCAGCCTGCGCAGCGTGCGCATCGCCCCTGCCACGCTGCTGGACGAGGTGATGTCGGTCACCCGCGCCAACCTGCCCGCTGCCGATGTGGTCAACAAGCTGGCGCAGAACTCGGTGCTGGGCCTGCTGATGGCCACCGGCCTGCGCGCCGTGATTGCCGATGCCCGCATCAGCGAAGACGGCCTGCGCCAGGTGTTCGAGTCGGCCGGCCGCGCCGCCGTGCACCAGATGGAGCGCTATCTGAACGCGCTGGGCACGATTGCCTCGGCCGCACCGCTGCTGGGCCTGCTGGGCACGGTGGTCGGCATGATAGAGATCTTCGGCTCGCAAACCCCCACCGGCGGCAACCCTGCGTTGCTGGCACATGGCATTTCGATCGCGCTGTACAACACCGCCTTCGGCCTGATCATCGCCATCCCCTCGCTGATGTTCTATCGCTACTTCCGCGGCCTGGTGGACGGCTTCACGCTCGACATGGAACAGGCCACCGAACGCCTGGTGCCGCACCTGATGCGCTTCTCGGTGCGCACGCCGCCGGCGGTGGCCGCTGCACCGGCAGCGCCGGCCCCCACCGCGGCGACCGCCTGA
- the xseA gene encoding exodeoxyribonuclease VII large subunit yields MVEASGRGLQRVTWSVGSLVAAVADTLQARFASCTVEGELSGFSRASSGHCYFTLKDADGAAALVRCAMFKRAASLLDFAPADGQRVELRGRLAVYEPRGELQLVVEAMRRAGAGALYEQFLRLKAKLEAQGLFDASVKRALPAFPQRIGVVTSRGAAALHDVLTALQRRAPHVEVIVYPSLVQGAEAPEALVRAIQTANARAEVDVLIVCRGGGSLEDLWAFNDERVVRAIASSGLVIACGVGHETDVTLSDLAADLRAPTPTAAAELVSPSRQANLDALAALAAALTRRVDQRLEAAAQRLDRVALRLARPADALASQQQRLAWLSHRLSVAVQRSQTRQAEIASRLGRRLLLAGPKRRISAELHLDALEGRLRSLDPRQVLARGFAWLDDGQGNPLSSVAQLQQGQDLHAVLADGQAQLQVRSVLPDAAG; encoded by the coding sequence ATGGTTGAGGCCTCTGGGCGCGGTCTGCAGCGGGTGACCTGGAGCGTTGGCTCGCTGGTGGCGGCGGTGGCCGACACCCTGCAGGCCCGCTTCGCCAGCTGCACGGTCGAGGGCGAGCTGTCCGGCTTCAGCCGCGCCAGCAGCGGCCACTGCTACTTCACCTTGAAAGACGCCGATGGCGCTGCTGCCCTGGTGCGTTGCGCGATGTTCAAGCGCGCCGCCAGCCTGCTGGACTTCGCCCCGGCCGATGGCCAGCGCGTCGAGCTGCGCGGGCGCCTGGCGGTCTACGAGCCGCGCGGCGAGCTGCAGCTGGTGGTCGAGGCGATGCGGCGGGCCGGCGCTGGTGCGCTGTACGAGCAGTTCCTGCGCCTGAAGGCCAAGCTGGAGGCCCAGGGCCTGTTCGATGCCAGCGTCAAGCGCGCGCTGCCGGCCTTTCCGCAGCGCATCGGCGTGGTCACCTCCCGGGGCGCGGCCGCGCTGCACGATGTGCTGACGGCGCTGCAGCGGCGTGCGCCCCATGTCGAGGTCATCGTCTACCCCAGCCTGGTGCAGGGGGCCGAGGCGCCCGAGGCACTGGTGCGGGCGATCCAGACCGCCAATGCGCGGGCCGAGGTCGATGTGCTGATCGTCTGCCGCGGCGGTGGTTCGCTGGAGGACCTGTGGGCCTTCAACGATGAGCGCGTGGTGCGGGCGATTGCCAGCTCGGGCCTGGTGATTGCCTGCGGCGTCGGCCATGAAACCGATGTCACCCTGTCCGATCTGGCCGCCGATCTGCGCGCGCCCACGCCGACGGCCGCGGCCGAGCTGGTCTCGCCCTCGCGCCAGGCCAATCTGGATGCGTTGGCCGCCCTGGCCGCGGCGCTGACCCGGCGCGTCGATCAGCGCCTCGAAGCCGCCGCCCAGCGGCTGGACCGCGTCGCGCTGCGCCTGGCCCGGCCGGCCGATGCGCTGGCCAGCCAGCAGCAGCGCCTGGCGTGGCTGTCGCACCGTCTCAGTGTGGCCGTACAGCGCAGCCAGACCCGCCAGGCCGAGATCGCCAGTCGCCTGGGCCGGCGCCTGCTCCTGGCCGGGCCGAAACGGCGCATCAGCGCTGAGCTGCATCTGGACGCGCTGGAAGGGCGCTTGCGCAGCCTCGACCCTCGTCAGGTGCTGGCCCGCGGCTTTGCCTGGCTGGACGACGGCCAGGGTAACCCGCTCAGCTCTGTCGCCCAGTTGCAACAGGGTCAGGACTTGCATGCGGTGCTGGCCGATGGCCAGGCCCAGCTGCAGGTGCGCTCGGTGCTGCCCGACGCCGCAGGCTGA
- a CDS encoding Fe-Mn family superoxide dismutase, producing MEHTLPALPYAKDALAPHYSQETLEFHHGKHHNAYVVNLNNLQKGTEFEAMTLEEIIKKSSGGIYNNSAQIWNHTFFWSCMKPAGGGAPKGALADAINAKWGSYDAFKEAFTKSAVGNFGSGWTWLVKKPDGTVDIVNTGAAGTPLTTADKALLTVDVWEHAYYIDYRNLRPKFLEVFLNNLVNWDFAEANFA from the coding sequence ATGGAACACACCCTGCCCGCACTGCCTTATGCCAAGGATGCACTCGCCCCGCACTACAGCCAGGAAACGCTGGAGTTTCACCATGGCAAGCATCACAACGCCTATGTGGTGAACCTGAACAACCTGCAAAAGGGTACCGAGTTCGAGGCGATGACCTTGGAAGAGATCATCAAGAAGTCCAGCGGCGGCATCTACAACAACTCGGCCCAGATCTGGAACCACACCTTCTTCTGGAGCTGCATGAAGCCGGCCGGCGGCGGTGCACCGAAGGGCGCGCTGGCCGACGCCATCAATGCCAAGTGGGGCAGCTATGACGCCTTCAAGGAAGCCTTCACCAAGAGCGCCGTCGGCAACTTCGGTTCCGGCTGGACCTGGCTGGTGAAGAAGCCCGATGGCACGGTGGACATCGTCAACACCGGCGCCGCCGGCACGCCGCTGACCACCGCCGACAAGGCGCTGCTGACCGTCGACGTGTGGGAACACGCCTACTACATCGACTACCGCAATCTGCGTCCCAAGTTCCTGGAGGTGTTCCTGAACAACCTCGTCAACTGGGACTTCGCCGAAGCCAACTTCGCCTGA